One region of Clostridia bacterium genomic DNA includes:
- a CDS encoding FAD-dependent oxidoreductase produces MYDLIIIGGGPAGLTAALYAARGGLNTLVFEKAVPGGKITTTDKVENYPAMPQGINGFELGDLMLNQAKQYGASVNFEEVIKIDLNNDIKTISTDSNTYQAKAVILAMGTNNRKLGLPEEENLIGKGISYCATCDGAFFKGREVAIAGGANSAVTEALYLSKLASKVHIIYRRDKFRGESVTINKLLSTPNIMLHLNSEITRLISDDVLTGVEIKDKLSNQTSVINVNG; encoded by the coding sequence ATGTACGATCTTATTATAATTGGCGGCGGACCTGCAGGGCTTACTGCTGCGTTGTATGCCGCACGTGGCGGATTGAATACTCTTGTTTTTGAAAAAGCGGTTCCAGGCGGAAAAATTACTACTACCGATAAGGTGGAAAACTATCCTGCAATGCCTCAAGGTATCAATGGCTTTGAGCTAGGTGACCTTATGCTAAATCAGGCAAAGCAATACGGAGCAAGTGTTAATTTTGAAGAAGTTATAAAAATAGATTTAAACAATGATATAAAAACTATTAGCACGGATTCAAACACCTATCAAGCCAAAGCTGTAATTTTAGCAATGGGTACTAATAATAGAAAATTAGGATTGCCCGAAGAAGAAAATCTTATAGGAAAAGGAATCAGTTATTGCGCTACTTGTGACGGAGCATTTTTCAAAGGACGCGAAGTTGCCATTGCCGGCGGAGCAAACAGTGCTGTTACAGAAGCCTTGTATCTTTCTAAGTTAGCATCAAAAGTGCATATTATTTATAGACGAGATAAATTTAGAGGCGAAAGCGTTACTATAAACAAGTTGCTTTCTACCCCCAATATTATGTTGCATCTAAATAGTGAAATCACAAGACTAATATCTGATGATGTTTTAACTGGTGTGGAAATAAAAGACAAATTATCAAATCAGACTTCAGTTATTAATGTTAACGGA